From the genome of Desulfosporosinus sp. Sb-LF, one region includes:
- a CDS encoding NfeD family protein, translating into MGTGFVVALFVLGIVLLFLEIFVPGGILGLFGIIALIAGIMLTVDSLLQGVLYVSLLLFTLALLIALSFRFPQTRRFWERFALKTRQNKKDGYVAPKPSYENFLGMQGIALSQLRPAGTADFSGERLDVVTEGGFIANGSNIMVIAVEGTRVIVRQIEDKALDIKGGFKEC; encoded by the coding sequence GTGGGGACTGGATTTGTTGTAGCTCTATTTGTGCTAGGAATTGTGCTCTTATTTCTAGAGATTTTTGTTCCTGGAGGAATTCTCGGATTGTTTGGCATAATTGCCCTAATTGCAGGGATTATGCTGACGGTTGATTCTTTACTCCAAGGCGTACTTTACGTGAGTTTGTTACTATTTACACTAGCGCTTTTGATCGCTCTTAGTTTTCGTTTTCCCCAAACTCGTCGTTTTTGGGAAAGGTTCGCCTTGAAAACTCGTCAAAACAAGAAAGATGGCTACGTAGCACCGAAACCAAGTTACGAAAACTTCCTAGGCATGCAAGGGATCGCCCTCAGTCAATTACGCCCAGCGGGAACGGCTGATTTTAGTGGCGAACGACTTGATGTGGTCACCGAAGGAGGGTTTATAGCCAACGGGTCAAATATAATGGTCATTGCTGTAGAAGGTACGCGTGTTATTGTCCGCCAAATTGAAGATAAAGCATTAGATATCAAGGGAGGTTTTAAAGAATGTTAA